The following nucleotide sequence is from Anatilimnocola floriformis.
TGCTGTCGGTGTCGCCAGCGATCACTACTTCACCGCTACTGCCACCTTCCATCGCCTTGGCGTAGCTATCGAGCACCAAGCCGCCCTTCGCCCGATCTTGCGCATGGCAGGCAAAGCAGTGATCCTTGAAGATCTGGCGGACGTGATCGTCGTACGTGATCTTCGGCATGGCCGGATCAGCCGGCTTGGCAGGAGCTTGCGCGAAAACAGCAGAAGCAGACAAGCTGAAGACAACGATGAAGCTGAAGCTGCGAACCATAACCAAACTCCGACAACTTACGAGCCTGACGCGCCAGCGAAGGATTGCGGTGATCCCTTCGCTTGCGCTTCAGGCTTATGTACTGCTTAGTGGTTGAACAAAAACTCGCGGCTGTTCATGATCGCCCAGAAGACGTCATCGAGACCGGCTTGGGGATTTTCCGACTGCGACACAGTGGTCAGCAGCCGTTGCGATTCCTCTGGCGTCGGCTTGCGCGACAGACAGCGGATGTAGAGCGATTCGATGATCTGCTCCGGCGTCTTCTTTTCGGCGAGCATCTTTCGCGTGAGGCCACCGGCGGCGATTTTGCCTTGGATCGTCTGGCCGTTGATCATGTGCAGCGCTTGTGACAAGGTCGGGTCCGTCTTGGCATCGCCAGCACACACCGTTTCGCGCGGCGAGCGGCCGAACGTGGTGAGGAAGTAATTGCTCGTCTTACCGTCGGCGATCTGCGTGGCGCGAGCACCCAGCGGCAGGCCTTGGAACTTGTCCTTAGCGTCGGTCACCTGGCTGATGCAGTCGAGCAGCATTTCGGCAGGGATGCGGCGGACGTTGCCGTGGGCAAAGTTCCGCAGGTCGGCCATGTTCGATTCGTTCCGCTCCACCGACCGCTGATAAGCTTGCGAGTTGCAAATGTCGCGGACGAGTTGCTTGAAGTCGTACTTGTACTCGATCAGCTTCTTGCCGAGCTGCTGAAACAGTTCGGGGTTGCTGGCCGGGTTGCTGACGCGGATGTCATCGACGGGTTCGACAATGCCCTTGCCGAAGAAGTGCGACCACACGCGGTTGGCCACGCTGGTGGCGAAGAAGGGATTCTCGGGCGAGGTCATCCACTGGGCGAGCACGGCCCGGCGGTCCTTGCCCTTCACATCGGCTTCGATGCCGCCGAGGAACTTCGGGGCCATGTTCTTGCCGTTGACCGGATGCTTCACTTCGCCGCCGCCACTGTTGAAGACGATGATCTCGCGATAATCCTCGCTCTGCTTGCGGCCGATCTGAGCAAAGAACGCCGCAAAGCTGTAGTAATCATCCATCGTCCAGCGATCGAACGGATGGTTGTGGCACTGGGCACATTGGGTGCGAATGCCGAAGAAAACTTGCGCGACATTTTCAGCCGTCTTCAGCGTGTCGCGTTCGATTTGATAGAAGTTGGTTCCCGGGCTTTTGAAAGTTCCGCCCGAGGCGCTGAGGAGGTCCTGCACCATCTTGTCGAGCGGAACGTCATTGGCCACCTGGTCGGTGAGCCAGTTCGAATAGAGGAACATCGACTTGTAGCTGACCTGGTTGCTGCTCTTGATCATGAGCAACTCGGACCACTTCATGGCCCAGATTTCTGAAAACTCTTTGCGGTCGAGCAGCTTGTCGATCAGCTTGGCCCGCTTGCCCGGATCGCCGTCGGCCATGAAGGCCAGGAAGTCTTCTTCCTTCGGCAACGATCCGGTGATGTCGAGCGACACGCGGCGAATGAACTGTTCATCGGTGCACACGCCGCTAGGGAGAATGCGGACCTTCTTCAGCTTTTCGCCGACGAGTTGATCGACGTAGTTTCCTTCGACGGCAGGCGCGGTGTACTTCAAATCCTTCGGCAGGACGAGCACCTGATTGCCGACGGTGTGCGTTTCGAAGCGGACCATGATGAACGCTTCGCCGCGGTTGGAAGCAGTCACCAAGCCGTCCGGCGTGATCGGGGCACTGTTGTCGTTGTTCGTCATGAACGTCGCGAGCGAAGTGATATCGCGATCGGTTCCGTCGGCGTAGCGAGCGCGAGCGATGAACTGCTGCGTGGCGCCTTCGCCTTCGAGCACAGCGCTCGGTGGATAGAGATCAACGCCGAGGACTGCGGGGGTGGGAGCAGCGTCGTTTGGAGCACCGGCTTCGAGCCAGCGGAGGAGCGTAAGGTTGTGTTCTGAGTCGCCGGCGAACCGCTTGCCGCCGGTGTGGGGGACGCTGCCGATCGACTTTTCCACGAGCAAGCTATCAGCAGGCGAAGCCAGGTTGATGCGGCGCGTAGTCATTTCGCGCGTGATGCGGTAGTAATCGCCTTGCGGGTCGAAGCCGAACAGCGACAGCCGAAAACCGTCCTTGCCGCGGGCCGCGCCGTGGCAACTGCCGGTGTTGCAACCGCCACGCATGAAGACCGGCATCACGTCGAGTTGAAAGCTGATGCCCCGATCGGCAGTGGCGTTCTTCACTTCGACCGTGGCCGAAGTACTCAGCCCTTGATACTCGACATTGAGCATCGTGTTGCCGTCAGCGACCGGATAAAGCGTGTTCTTATCCATCCGGCAGAGCTTGTCGTCGGCCAGCTTGATCGACGATTGGTTCGTCACTTCGAGCGTCACGCCGTCTTCGCGCGTGGCGACGACCACGAAGCGTTGCAGGTCTTGCTTGGTGCTCAGATGCACGTCGGGCGGATAGACCTGCAGAGCTGTGAACTTCTGCTGCGCGGAGGCGGAGGTTGCCAGTAATGACAAAGCCAGCAGCGAGAGAGCTAGGTTTTTGGACATGGTTCGCTCCGCGAAATATCTAACTTGGTTATGCGTGGTTGGATTCGTTTGCTGCTCGGCCCTCTCCCCGAAGCGGGGCGAGGGAGGTGACTGTCGCTAAAGCGACGCCTGGCGATTCGCTTACTTCTTTTCTGCTTTTTCCGCTTCTTCTTTTTCGAGTCGCAATTGCTCGAGCCGAGAGAGGCGTTTCTTTTCCGGCGGCTTGGTGGCCATCGGCATCGGTTGCGCCATCGGCGAAGGAGTGGCGGGCTTTGGCGCGTCGACCTTTGGTGGCAGCGGCGCGTCGATGCGGAGTTCGCCAGGTCCCAGCGTGTGCGTGACGGTCTCGCCGTCCTGCTGAAACTTGGTGATAGTCATCAGCGTGGTGAACTTGCCGGGGCGAGCATCCTTGGCGACCGTCACTTTGAACTCGACGTCTTCGGCGTCCTTGGTGAACTTCACCGGCATCGAAGTAGCGCCGTTCGGCAGACCGACCAGTTCGCAAGTTGCTTCGCCAGGGAAATCGGCCAGCTTTTCGATCTTCACGACGTAGTCGGCATCCTTTCCTTGCTCGCACACGCCCTTGTCGAGCGTGAGGCGGAAGAACTGCTCGGCGACATTCAGATCGATGAAGCCGGTCGCCGTCTCGACCTTGCCGCCGGCGTGCGGGCCCGTGCCGAGGACGATGATCTTCGAGACGCCGAGGGCGGCATTGCCGTTGGCGGTGAGGGGAATCAGCGTTTCGTTTTGATTTTCTGGAATGACCGCGCTGACCGACGAACCCACGCCGTTCGGGTTGTAGAGCAACTTGACGCTGATCGCCGCGGTGTAACCCATGGCCCGGGTGGCGACCACTTTCAGGTCCATGCTGCCGTTGCGGACGAGCGGCACTTTCGGCTGAATGACTTCGAGCTTGAAAGGCGCGTCGTCAGCCAGCGAGACAGCCATCCGATCGGCGTCGTGGCCCCACACGTCATTGTTCTGATTGCCGCGAATCAACATCGTCCGCTGAAAGAAGCTGCCAGGAACCGCTTGCATCGGATCGGTCGGCTTGCCGCTCATGTTCGTCAGCGCGCCGCTCGGATTTGCGTCGGCGGCCACCGTGAAGAGGACCGGCACTTCGGTTTTCCCGCCCGAGAACGGCAGGGCTTCCATCGTCATACCCGGTGGCAGGTTGGCAGCTTCGAGAATCACATCGCCGCCGAAGTTCACTCGCTGGGTATTCACCATCAGGGCCATGCGGTTGCCGCGGTGAACAGTCAGCGTCGTCGGAATGTATTGCACTTTTTCCGGCAGGCCGATGACGATCGATGGTTTGACTTCGCTGATCTCGACGCGATAGACATAGGTCGGGCCGCCGCTATTCAAGTGATCGCGGACCGAAACCAGATACGTGCCATCGGCGGGGCAATTGAAACGGGCGTAGCTATCGGGGCCGCCACTGTCGTCGTTGTTCGTGATCTGATTTCCCTTCTCGTTGTAAATCACAAGGACGGAATCGAGCGGCGAACGGAGTGGCTTGCGAGCGTAGACGCGCACGTCAAACTGCTGCCCCTTCTTCGCCGTGAACTTATGAAAGTCGATGTCGCCTGCGGTTTCGATGATGCCGTTGAGGGCGATTGGCGCTTCGCCACCCGGCGAAGCCGAGGCGACGTCGTTATTTGGTTCGACTTCGAGGGCGTTGTTGAGATCGACCACGCGCACCGGATTGGGCGACGGCGAAATGCCGTTCGGGTCTTGAGCGTAAACGCCCGGCTTGTCGTCGGTGCTCGTGGGCATCGTCACGCTAGTGGTGAACTCACCGGCAGCATCGCCGAGCCAACGGGCTTGGAGGGTTTCGCCCGGCTTTCCGCCGGCAGGATAAACCGCCAACGGCCGCGGGAACGAACCGATGTGCAAGCGATACGCAGCGCCGCCGCCAGCGAACGAGCTTTCGCGCACCTGCACGATGTACTTGCCATCTTCGGGCGCGACGATCGAGCAGATCGAGTCTTGATAAAGGAGCGAAGCATCGTCGCTGCGAGCAAGTTCGAACCGGTCCGAATTCAAGATCGCCACGTAGGGGTCGAACATCACGTTGCCAAGGCGCAGACCTTCGACTTCCGCATTCAGGCGTTGGCCCTTCTTGAGTTCAACCACATAGTGGTCGAGATCTTCGTTCGCGCAAGTGCCGCTGATCGTCACGTTCATGGCCACTTGTTGCGGCTCGGTGAACAAGTTGTTCGGCTCGACTTCCTTCACTTCCGGCAGCGGGCCGACCGTGAACGTCCGCAGATTGCTGATGCCGGAAGCCGCGGCCAGGCGGACCGCATGAATGCCGAGCCGGCAATCGGCAGCGACGGCGACCTTGGCCTTCACACCGTTGTCGGCGGCGGTCAGTTCCTTCACCTCGAAACCGGGTGAATAGAACAGCAACTGCTTGGCATCGGCGAGGCGTTGGCCGGGGAAAGTCATTTCCACTTCCGTGCCGCGTTGCACACCGATGGGCGAGATCTGGCCGAGGTTCGGTTCCACGGCGAAAGCGACTGTGGAGACCAAGCAGCAGAACAGGAATGCACGCAGCCCAAAACGGAAGAAGTTCATACCGGTTCTCGCTTGCGGAGGGAAAGCTAGCTTGGGAGACCGAAGCAGTGGTCAGGCGGGGGTCGCAGGAAGGATTTGCCTGACGACAAAGACCAAGGCAGGACTGAAGGGACAAAACAAACGCGGGGCAGCAAAACCTAACGATTTTGCCGCCCCGATCGTTGTAATCGAAAAACTAAGCGAGCAAGCCCTTAATCACCTTGCCGCCGTCGACAATTTCAATCGGGCGATCGCCGGGGCTCATCAGTTCTTTGTCAGCAACAATGCCGAGCTGATGATAAATGGTCGTGGCCAGATCTTCCGGACCGACGGCGTCGCTTTCGGGTTCCGATGCCGTGGCGTTGCTCGTGCCATAGATCGTGCCGCCCTTGATGCCGCCGCCAGCGAGCATCACGCTGAACACCTTCGGCCAGTGATCGCGGCCGGCGTCCTTGTTGATCTTCGGCGTGCGGCCGAATTCGCTGCTGACCATGATCAGCGTCGTGGCCAGTTGGCCGCTGCGATCCAGATCCTTGATGAGGGCAGTCAAACCCTGATCGAGAGCCGGCAGCGAGCTCTTCATTCCCTTGGTGATGCCGGCGTGCATGTCCCAGCCACCGTAGGTCAGCGTCACAAAGCGGGCACCAGCGCCCACCAAGCGACGAGCCATCAGCAAGCGTTGACCAGCCGTGTTGCGACCGTATTCATCACGGAGCTTGGCGTCTTCGGCATCGATATTGAACGCGTCGCGAGCTTGCTTGCTGCTGATCAAGCTGTAAGCGCGTTCATAGAACGTGTTCATCGCGCCGACGTTGTCGCTCTTGTCGTACTTCGAGAAGTGATCGTTCACGGCTTCGAGCGCGGTGCGACGACGAGTGAACCGCTCTTCGGTCACACCATTCGGCATGTTCAGGTCTTGCACCTTGAAGCCGCCGTTGGCTGGATCGGCGCCGAGGCTGAACGGAGCATACGACGAGCTGAGGTAGCCATTGCTGGCAAACTCGTTCGGCACGCTGGGAATGCAGACATAAGGAGGCAGGTTGTTGCGCGGGCCATATTCATGGCTGACGACGCTGCCCATGCTCGGATAGTTCAGTGCCGGGCTGGGGCGATAGCCGGTGAACATGTTGTGCGTGCCACGTTCGTGGGCCGCTTCGCCGTGGGTCATCGAGCGGATGACGGCGAACTTGTCGGCGATGGTGGCCAGC
It contains:
- a CDS encoding DUF1549 and DUF1553 domain-containing protein: MSKNLALSLLALSLLATSASAQQKFTALQVYPPDVHLSTKQDLQRFVVVATREDGVTLEVTNQSSIKLADDKLCRMDKNTLYPVADGNTMLNVEYQGLSTSATVEVKNATADRGISFQLDVMPVFMRGGCNTGSCHGAARGKDGFRLSLFGFDPQGDYYRITREMTTRRINLASPADSLLVEKSIGSVPHTGGKRFAGDSEHNLTLLRWLEAGAPNDAAPTPAVLGVDLYPPSAVLEGEGATQQFIARARYADGTDRDITSLATFMTNNDNSAPITPDGLVTASNRGEAFIMVRFETHTVGNQVLVLPKDLKYTAPAVEGNYVDQLVGEKLKKVRILPSGVCTDEQFIRRVSLDITGSLPKEEDFLAFMADGDPGKRAKLIDKLLDRKEFSEIWAMKWSELLMIKSSNQVSYKSMFLYSNWLTDQVANDVPLDKMVQDLLSASGGTFKSPGTNFYQIERDTLKTAENVAQVFFGIRTQCAQCHNHPFDRWTMDDYYSFAAFFAQIGRKQSEDYREIIVFNSGGGEVKHPVNGKNMAPKFLGGIEADVKGKDRRAVLAQWMTSPENPFFATSVANRVWSHFFGKGIVEPVDDIRVSNPASNPELFQQLGKKLIEYKYDFKQLVRDICNSQAYQRSVERNESNMADLRNFAHGNVRRIPAEMLLDCISQVTDAKDKFQGLPLGARATQIADGKTSNYFLTTFGRSPRETVCAGDAKTDPTLSQALHMINGQTIQGKIAAGGLTRKMLAEKKTPEQIIESLYIRCLSRKPTPEESQRLLTTVSQSENPQAGLDDVFWAIMNSREFLFNH
- a CDS encoding PPC domain-containing protein, which gives rise to MNFFRFGLRAFLFCCLVSTVAFAVEPNLGQISPIGVQRGTEVEMTFPGQRLADAKQLLFYSPGFEVKELTAADNGVKAKVAVAADCRLGIHAVRLAAASGISNLRTFTVGPLPEVKEVEPNNLFTEPQQVAMNVTISGTCANEDLDHYVVELKKGQRLNAEVEGLRLGNVMFDPYVAILNSDRFELARSDDASLLYQDSICSIVAPEDGKYIVQVRESSFAGGGAAYRLHIGSFPRPLAVYPAGGKPGETLQARWLGDAAGEFTTSVTMPTSTDDKPGVYAQDPNGISPSPNPVRVVDLNNALEVEPNNDVASASPGGEAPIALNGIIETAGDIDFHKFTAKKGQQFDVRVYARKPLRSPLDSVLVIYNEKGNQITNNDDSGGPDSYARFNCPADGTYLVSVRDHLNSGGPTYVYRVEISEVKPSIVIGLPEKVQYIPTTLTVHRGNRMALMVNTQRVNFGGDVILEAANLPPGMTMEALPFSGGKTEVPVLFTVAADANPSGALTNMSGKPTDPMQAVPGSFFQRTMLIRGNQNNDVWGHDADRMAVSLADDAPFKLEVIQPKVPLVRNGSMDLKVVATRAMGYTAAISVKLLYNPNGVGSSVSAVIPENQNETLIPLTANGNAALGVSKIIVLGTGPHAGGKVETATGFIDLNVAEQFFRLTLDKGVCEQGKDADYVVKIEKLADFPGEATCELVGLPNGATSMPVKFTKDAEDVEFKVTVAKDARPGKFTTLMTITKFQQDGETVTHTLGPGELRIDAPLPPKVDAPKPATPSPMAQPMPMATKPPEKKRLSRLEQLRLEKEEAEKAEKK
- a CDS encoding DUF1501 domain-containing protein; this encodes MKCEGNRMSRRAMLTVGAIGGLGLTLTDFFRMKSAQADQKHYDFLQAKAQSVIHIYLPGGMAHQESFDPKPYSPLEYRGELNPIKTNTGEQFCETLPQLATIADKFAVIRSMTHGEAAHERGTHNMFTGYRPSPALNYPSMGSVVSHEYGPRNNLPPYVCIPSVPNEFASNGYLSSSYAPFSLGADPANGGFKVQDLNMPNGVTEERFTRRRTALEAVNDHFSKYDKSDNVGAMNTFYERAYSLISSKQARDAFNIDAEDAKLRDEYGRNTAGQRLLMARRLVGAGARFVTLTYGGWDMHAGITKGMKSSLPALDQGLTALIKDLDRSGQLATTLIMVSSEFGRTPKINKDAGRDHWPKVFSVMLAGGGIKGGTIYGTSNATASEPESDAVGPEDLATTIYHQLGIVADKELMSPGDRPIEIVDGGKVIKGLLA